One Staphylococcus ratti DNA segment encodes these proteins:
- a CDS encoding tetratricopeptide repeat protein, with the protein MMTQHNKVIQLGTDVALYQRLANQKIKHQDYVKAKKYLDKVLELSPDDFEAKQQLATCYLKLRQPRKAELLYYEAISKGYELEACFYELSQLNIDINEANKAYLFGLRYAFLSGDEAYREELESMFEVTYMGEQQLEFESELFVTQIIFQYLFGQGRLLEAREFILQQESHVQKHKIVRNLLAMCYLYLNENQAAKEMFEALLEEDASDVHALCHYTLLLYNMNDIKQYAHYVNVLNKIVPINDDQSFKLGIVLSYLKQYEASQQLLLPLHRKGSFQTFQLFHALSFNFYYLGNKAQSEHFWALLENFSKANPGIPPWVMASSENFFSQHIEPLLTSEDTHQRIYGLFLLHQLNGKEVLMTKAVWSILEGLGDYEKLYLSYLLQDLQLRKLHFIHKGMAQLYEQSIMKDESALFLSWINYAESLLETEIDTENVNAYAAAVSYLYFKTTDQSLLKSELSTMFDTSEEMLEKALQDVLSI; encoded by the coding sequence ATGATGACACAACATAATAAAGTGATTCAACTTGGAACGGATGTAGCGTTATATCAACGCTTAGCCAACCAAAAAATCAAACATCAAGATTACGTAAAAGCTAAAAAATATCTAGACAAAGTGTTGGAATTGTCACCTGATGATTTTGAAGCAAAGCAACAACTCGCCACATGTTATTTGAAATTACGTCAACCTAGGAAGGCGGAATTACTGTATTATGAGGCGATTAGTAAAGGGTATGAACTTGAAGCGTGTTTTTATGAGTTAAGTCAACTCAATATCGACATTAATGAAGCGAACAAAGCGTATTTATTCGGCTTACGTTATGCATTTTTATCTGGAGATGAGGCATATCGTGAAGAGTTAGAAAGCATGTTTGAAGTGACGTATATGGGAGAGCAACAATTAGAGTTTGAAAGTGAATTGTTTGTTACACAAATCATTTTTCAATATTTATTTGGGCAAGGGCGTTTGCTTGAAGCGCGTGAGTTTATATTGCAACAAGAATCACATGTTCAGAAACATAAGATTGTTAGAAATCTTTTAGCAATGTGTTACCTTTACTTAAATGAAAATCAAGCGGCTAAAGAAATGTTTGAAGCCTTGCTTGAAGAGGACGCTTCTGATGTACATGCGCTATGTCATTATACATTACTGTTATACAATATGAATGATATAAAGCAATACGCACATTACGTGAATGTATTGAATAAAATTGTACCTATAAATGATGATCAATCTTTTAAACTAGGTATCGTATTAAGTTATTTAAAACAATACGAAGCTTCGCAACAATTACTATTACCTTTGCATCGAAAAGGTAGCTTTCAAACGTTTCAACTGTTCCACGCGTTATCTTTTAATTTTTATTACCTTGGTAATAAAGCACAAAGTGAACACTTTTGGGCGTTGCTTGAAAACTTTTCCAAAGCGAATCCTGGGATTCCACCATGGGTAATGGCATCAAGCGAAAACTTTTTTAGCCAGCACATTGAACCGTTATTAACGAGTGAAGATACACATCAACGCATTTATGGTTTGTTTTTACTACATCAACTTAATGGCAAAGAAGTGTTAATGACGAAAGCCGTGTGGTCTATTTTAGAAGGATTGGGAGATTATGAAAAATTATATCTTTCCTATTTACTTCAGGACTTACAATTGCGTAAACTACATTTCATTCATAAAGGAATGGCACAATTATATGAGCAATCCATAATGAAAGATGAATCGGCGCTATTTTTAAGTTGGATTAATTATGCAGAATCGCTTTTAGAAACAGAAATTGATACCGAAAATGTGAATGCATATGCCGC
- the lgt gene encoding prolipoprotein diacylglyceryl transferase, which yields MLGYIDPIAFSLGPIQVRWYGIIIASAILIGYWIAQKSAQKIGFKEENLINTILICVVVAILSARLYFVLFHLDYYLLHPIEIPMIWLGGIAIHGGLIGAFLMGIYYCHRQNWNPFQLGDIVAPSIILAQAIGRWGNFMNHEAHGGPVSRSFLENLHLPKFIIDNMYIDGQYYHPTFLYESVWNIIGFVVLISLRKNLRIGETFFLYLIWYSIGRFFVEGLRTDSLMLTETIKVAQLMSIVLIVLGVVMLLWRRLKVVPPKYKDVNVLPWPSRQKGIKNNKKR from the coding sequence GTGCTAGGTTATATTGATCCTATCGCATTTTCGCTTGGGCCTATTCAAGTACGCTGGTATGGTATTATCATTGCATCGGCCATCCTTATTGGATATTGGATTGCCCAAAAAAGTGCACAAAAGATTGGTTTTAAAGAGGAAAATTTAATTAATACGATTTTAATTTGTGTCGTTGTTGCTATTTTATCTGCGCGTTTATATTTTGTATTGTTCCATCTCGATTACTATTTACTACATCCTATTGAAATTCCGATGATTTGGTTAGGAGGAATAGCAATTCACGGTGGACTTATCGGTGCATTTTTGATGGGGATTTATTACTGTCACCGACAAAATTGGAATCCATTTCAATTAGGGGATATTGTTGCGCCAAGTATTATTTTGGCACAAGCTATCGGACGTTGGGGCAATTTTATGAACCATGAAGCACATGGCGGACCTGTATCGCGCTCGTTTTTAGAAAACCTACATTTACCGAAGTTTATTATCGATAATATGTATATAGACGGACAGTATTACCATCCGACGTTTTTATACGAATCGGTTTGGAACATTATTGGGTTTGTTGTGTTGATAAGTTTAAGAAAAAATTTAAGAATTGGAGAAACATTTTTCTTATATTTAATTTGGTATTCCATTGGACGCTTTTTTGTCGAAGGTTTACGTACTGATAGTTTAATGTTAACTGAAACGATTAAAGTTGCCCAATTGATGTCTATCGTCCTTATTGTTTTGGGTGTTGTAATGTTATTATGGAGACGTCTAAAAGTGGTACCACCGAAATACAAAGACGTTAATGTGTTACCATGGCCAAGTCGCCAAAAGGGAATTAAAAATAATAAGAAACGTTAA
- the hprK gene encoding HPr(Ser) kinase/phosphatase has translation MLTTKDLVDNFNLDVIAGEKGLNRPIHNTDISRPGLEMAGYFSHYASNRIQLLGTTELSFYNLLPVDEREGRLRKLCRPETPAIIITRGLEAPEELIQASEATDTPLMYIDEATTRVMGRFTTFLEHELANSTSLHGVLVDVYGVGVLITGDSGIGKSETALELVKRGHRLVADDNVEIKEINKNQLIGKPPKIIEHLLEIRGLGIINIMTLFGAGSILTQKRIRLNINLETWRQDKLYDRVGLNEETLRILDTEITKKTIPVRPGRNVAVIIEVAAMNYRLNVMGINTAEEFNERLNAEILKNSQHKGEV, from the coding sequence ATGTTAACGACAAAAGATTTAGTGGACAACTTTAATTTGGACGTCATTGCTGGCGAAAAAGGTTTAAACCGCCCGATACATAATACAGATATTTCACGACCAGGTTTAGAAATGGCGGGCTACTTTTCCCATTATGCTTCGAATCGTATTCAATTACTTGGAACTACAGAATTGTCATTTTACAATTTATTGCCTGTTGACGAGCGAGAAGGTCGTCTACGTAAATTATGTCGGCCAGAAACACCAGCGATTATCATTACGAGAGGTCTTGAAGCACCAGAAGAATTGATTCAAGCTTCAGAAGCCACGGATACGCCGTTAATGTATATTGATGAGGCAACGACACGCGTTATGGGAAGGTTTACAACATTTTTAGAACACGAACTTGCGAACTCAACTTCGTTACATGGTGTGTTAGTAGACGTATATGGTGTAGGCGTACTGATTACAGGAGATTCTGGTATTGGTAAAAGTGAAACTGCTTTAGAACTAGTGAAAAGAGGTCACCGGCTAGTTGCGGATGATAACGTGGAGATTAAAGAAATTAATAAAAATCAACTTATCGGAAAACCCCCCAAAATCATTGAACATTTGTTAGAAATTAGAGGCTTAGGCATTATAAATATCATGACATTATTTGGCGCGGGTTCAATTTTGACGCAAAAGCGCATTCGTCTAAATATTAATTTAGAAACATGGCGTCAAGATAAACTCTATGACCGCGTAGGGTTGAATGAAGAAACATTACGAATTCTAGACACAGAAATTACGAAAAAGACGATTCCTGTACGTCCAGGTCGTAACGTAGCCGTTATTATAGAAGTTGCCGCTATGAACTATCGTTTGAATGTGATGGGCATCAATACCGCCGAAGAATTTAACGAACGTCTTAATGCAGAAATTTTAAAAAACAGTCAACATAAAGGAGAGGTTTAG